One genomic segment of Rhodothermales bacterium includes these proteins:
- a CDS encoding NUDIX hydrolase: MDLTETMKDRELLVDGVLLKAYRDTVTLPDGEESVREWVQHPGASAVVPLFADGTTILLRQFRYAPGREFIEVPAGKIDKQGEDPAEVAVRELEEEAGYTAETLTPLGKTYPCIGYSDEVIYLFLAEDLSEASAETEHDEFVEPFRLPLAEAVAMARRGEILDAKSALALLRAGAVVDERQG; this comes from the coding sequence ATGGACCTGACTGAAACGATGAAAGACCGCGAACTGCTCGTCGACGGCGTGTTGCTGAAGGCGTACCGCGACACCGTCACGCTGCCCGACGGCGAGGAGTCCGTGCGCGAGTGGGTGCAGCACCCCGGCGCTTCGGCCGTCGTCCCGCTCTTCGCCGACGGCACGACGATCCTGCTGCGGCAGTTCCGATACGCGCCGGGCCGCGAGTTCATCGAAGTGCCCGCCGGTAAGATCGACAAGCAGGGCGAGGACCCCGCCGAGGTCGCGGTCCGCGAGTTGGAGGAGGAGGCGGGCTATACCGCTGAGACACTCACTCCGCTCGGAAAGACCTATCCCTGCATCGGCTACAGCGACGAGGTGATTTACCTCTTCCTCGCCGAAGACCTGTCCGAAGCCTCGGCCGAGACCGAGCACGACGAGTTCGTCGAGCCCTTCCGGCTCCCGCTCGCCGAGGCCGTGGCGATGGCACGGCGCGGCGAGATCCTCGACGCCAAGAGCGCGCTCGCGCTCCTGCGGGCCGGGGCCGTCGTGGACGAGCGACAGGGATGA
- a CDS encoding Maf family protein → MLDLRVPLVLASQSPRRRQLLERLGVRFTVHPSDADETVPPGMPPVETVHRLARDKAETVAAAFPTALTLGADTIVVLDGDVLGKPTDDAHAAEMLARLSGRSHTVFTGIALVDPPRGRSVTAHEATEVTFAPLSPEEIEAYVRTGSPRDKAGSYGIQDDAGALFVEGVRGDYYNVVGLPLHRLYQTLRTHFADLLAPLGAPND, encoded by the coding sequence ATGCTCGACCTCCGCGTCCCGCTCGTCCTCGCTTCTCAGTCGCCCCGCCGCCGCCAGCTCCTCGAGCGGCTCGGCGTCCGGTTCACCGTGCACCCGAGCGACGCCGACGAGACGGTTCCACCCGGCATGCCGCCCGTCGAGACCGTCCACCGGCTCGCCCGAGACAAGGCCGAGACCGTAGCCGCCGCGTTTCCCACCGCGCTCACGCTCGGGGCCGACACCATCGTCGTGCTCGACGGCGACGTCCTCGGCAAGCCGACCGACGACGCGCACGCGGCCGAGATGCTCGCCCGGCTCAGTGGGCGCTCGCACACCGTGTTCACCGGCATCGCGCTCGTCGACCCGCCACGGGGGCGCAGCGTCACGGCACACGAGGCCACCGAGGTCACGTTCGCCCCGCTCAGCCCGGAGGAGATCGAGGCGTACGTCCGCACCGGATCGCCGCGTGATAAGGCCGGCTCGTACGGCATCCAGGACGACGCCGGCGCCCTCTTCGTCGAAGGCGTACGAGGTGATTATTACAACGTGGTCGGCCTCCCGCTCCACCGGCTCTACCAGACCCTCCGCACACATTTCGCCGATCTCCTCGCCCCCCTCGGCGCTCCGAACGACTGA
- a CDS encoding ParA family protein, translated as MPVLSICNHKGGTGKTTTAIHTAAAFGLSGRRVLAIDLDPQGFLTKLLGVDEPEEAQSSLALFDHESDLRTLDMVALHGFDLLPASYNMTKAARKLGRPTDVLWIKEALEQGHDYDLILLDTAAAMTVFSLNALVASDAVLIPVTPEYQPVVGAEQTYATARLVQEKLNPTLIEPLFLLTQVDARKRDHASYSQYIREGYGARVLTSEIRTSASLAESARGGETVFDRDITSRGARDYANAADELNGYLFPRAEEARPDDHAAGPLPNDQWVTLNRL; from the coding sequence ATGCCCGTTCTCAGCATCTGCAACCACAAAGGAGGGACGGGCAAGACTACGACGGCCATCCACACGGCCGCCGCGTTCGGGCTCAGCGGGCGCCGCGTGCTCGCCATCGACCTCGACCCGCAGGGCTTCCTGACCAAGCTGCTCGGGGTCGACGAGCCGGAGGAAGCGCAGTCTTCCCTCGCCCTTTTCGACCACGAGAGCGACCTCCGCACGCTCGACATGGTGGCGCTCCACGGGTTCGACCTCCTCCCGGCGTCGTACAACATGACGAAGGCGGCGCGGAAGCTCGGCCGACCGACTGACGTGCTGTGGATCAAAGAGGCGCTGGAGCAAGGCCACGACTACGACCTCATCCTGCTCGACACGGCGGCGGCGATGACGGTGTTCAGCCTGAACGCTCTCGTCGCCTCCGACGCCGTGCTGATCCCGGTGACGCCGGAGTACCAGCCCGTCGTCGGCGCCGAGCAGACGTACGCGACGGCGCGGCTCGTGCAGGAGAAGCTGAACCCGACCCTGATCGAACCGCTCTTCCTGCTGACGCAGGTGGACGCTCGCAAGCGCGACCACGCCTCCTATTCCCAGTACATCCGCGAGGGGTACGGCGCGCGCGTGCTCACGAGCGAGATCCGTACGAGCGCCTCGCTCGCCGAGAGCGCCCGCGGCGGCGAGACCGTCTTCGACCGCGACATCACCTCCCGCGGCGCCCGTGATTACGCGAACGCCGCCGACGAGCTGAACGGCTACCTCTTCCCCCGAGCCGAGGAGGCACGGCCCGACGACCACGCGGCGGGCCCGCTCCCCAATGATCAGTGGGTCACGCTAAACCGGCTCTGA
- the lnt gene encoding apolipoprotein N-acyltransferase, with the protein MTALTPRRPIDDFNSPFWILGSGLLLGFSFPPFPTYMLAYVALVPLLIRWSRLPLGWMLLREAYSTFLVMTAIAGHWVLFHENALTALTSGLGLLLIPVPFTLPVVAAAVVKRRFGFKVSFVVLVSSWLAVEYGLSHGPGAMPWLLLGNTQANAPLFNQFADIAGVGGLSLWIWLVNGAIFWTFEARPFPARVAMAVCGIALFVAPIVYGQWRLPQLEVASETTEVAYVQPAVTPQEWANVQSGVRVDLLASLSSELLRDIPADSARPSLIVWPETALPVYPDARRQRDLYARLGRWTDLHGVSLLTGAITRYDSAPALTVEAVVAEKYAEVTPYYNSALFFDASARPQQYDKIYMIPFAERVPLVEWRPALAALGVASGGVGGYGLGRRGQLLERGGSRFGTLICYESLFGDHVRELVGQGAEFLVVLAQDGWWGQSAGYQQHFALTRLRAVETRRAVLMSTVTGRSGLIHSDGSAPETTGWMERTVEQVAVPILHEPTYYTLHGDWIGRGALGLSLLLALAWGFVVLFFPRWRNSEAQRARIQRGATLVKIRQ; encoded by the coding sequence GTGACTGCACTCACTCCGCGCCGCCCCATCGACGACTTCAACAGCCCGTTTTGGATCCTCGGGTCGGGGCTCCTGCTGGGATTCAGCTTCCCGCCGTTCCCGACGTACATGCTGGCGTACGTCGCGCTCGTGCCGCTCCTCATTCGCTGGAGCCGGCTCCCGCTCGGGTGGATGCTCCTGCGCGAGGCGTACTCGACGTTCCTCGTGATGACGGCGATCGCGGGGCACTGGGTGCTGTTCCACGAGAACGCGCTGACGGCACTGACCTCGGGACTCGGCCTCCTACTCATCCCCGTGCCGTTCACGCTTCCCGTCGTCGCCGCGGCCGTCGTCAAGCGGCGGTTCGGGTTCAAAGTCAGCTTTGTCGTGCTCGTCTCGTCCTGGCTCGCCGTGGAATACGGCCTCTCCCACGGCCCCGGCGCGATGCCGTGGCTGCTCCTCGGCAATACGCAGGCGAACGCGCCTCTCTTCAACCAGTTCGCCGACATCGCCGGCGTGGGCGGGCTGTCGCTGTGGATCTGGCTCGTGAACGGGGCGATTTTCTGGACATTCGAGGCCCGACCGTTCCCCGCGCGCGTCGCGATGGCGGTGTGCGGGATCGCGCTGTTCGTGGCACCCATCGTGTACGGGCAGTGGCGCCTGCCGCAGCTTGAAGTGGCGAGCGAGACCACAGAAGTCGCGTACGTGCAGCCGGCCGTCACGCCGCAGGAGTGGGCGAACGTACAGAGCGGCGTCCGCGTCGACCTGCTGGCCTCGCTGTCGTCGGAGCTGCTGCGCGATATCCCGGCGGACAGCGCGCGTCCGAGCCTCATCGTGTGGCCGGAGACGGCGCTCCCCGTCTACCCCGACGCGCGCCGGCAGCGCGACCTCTACGCCCGCCTCGGCCGCTGGACCGACCTCCACGGCGTGTCCCTCCTCACCGGCGCCATCACGCGCTATGACTCCGCCCCGGCCCTCACCGTCGAAGCCGTCGTGGCTGAGAAGTACGCCGAAGTCACGCCATACTACAATAGCGCCCTCTTCTTCGACGCCTCAGCCCGGCCGCAGCAGTACGATAAAATCTATATGATCCCATTCGCCGAGCGCGTCCCGCTCGTCGAGTGGCGGCCGGCGCTCGCGGCGCTCGGCGTGGCGTCGGGCGGCGTCGGTGGCTACGGCCTCGGCCGCCGGGGGCAGCTCCTCGAGCGCGGCGGCTCGCGCTTCGGCACCCTGATCTGTTACGAATCCCTCTTCGGCGACCACGTCCGCGAGCTCGTCGGGCAGGGCGCCGAGTTCCTCGTCGTGCTCGCGCAGGACGGGTGGTGGGGGCAGTCGGCCGGCTACCAGCAGCACTTCGCACTCACGCGGCTCCGCGCGGTGGAGACGCGGCGGGCCGTGCTGATGAGTACGGTCACCGGCCGCTCCGGCCTCATCCATTCCGACGGCAGCGCCCCTGAGACGACGGGCTGGATGGAGCGAACCGTGGAGCAGGTCGCCGTTCCCATCCTCCACGAGCCGACGTACTACACGCTCCACGGCGACTGGATTGGGCGGGGCGCGCTGGGCCTCTCGCTCCTCCTCGCCCTCGCGTGGGGCTTCGTCGTCCTCTTCTTCCCGAGGTGGCGGAATTCCGAGGCGCAGCGAGCACGGATCCAGCGGGGCGCGACCCTCGTCAAGATCCGGCAGTGA
- a CDS encoding tetratricopeptide repeat protein, whose product MALLVLLSACGPDRTVATESAADALARGDSAFQQLQFAQAARDYSTAIQLDSTLAQAFLMRGQVRWMGQQYESAVDDLNRALDLDSSLAWGYFFRGSSYLSLDSLTRALDDLQIAAAAAELPDEDRARAHRLRAIVHMSTDRYGEGVDAISEAIELQPDLAYYVFERGLLNAAAERPEAAAADLERFLAMDTTANENTAFARAKLDSLRAARPDIQP is encoded by the coding sequence GTGGCGCTTCTCGTCCTCCTCAGCGCCTGCGGTCCCGACCGGACTGTGGCGACCGAGTCGGCGGCGGACGCGCTCGCACGAGGAGACTCCGCGTTCCAGCAGCTCCAGTTCGCGCAGGCAGCCCGAGACTACTCCACCGCGATCCAACTCGACTCGACCCTTGCGCAGGCCTTCCTCATGCGCGGACAGGTCCGCTGGATGGGACAGCAATACGAATCGGCCGTTGACGATTTGAACCGAGCGCTCGACCTGGACTCGAGCCTGGCGTGGGGCTACTTCTTCCGGGGCTCCAGCTACCTCTCGCTCGACAGCTTGACCCGAGCGCTCGATGACCTGCAAATCGCCGCCGCCGCCGCCGAGTTACCCGACGAAGACCGTGCTCGGGCTCACCGCCTGCGCGCCATCGTCCACATGTCGACCGACCGCTACGGCGAGGGCGTCGACGCCATCAGCGAGGCGATCGAACTCCAGCCGGACCTCGCCTACTACGTCTTCGAGCGCGGCCTCCTCAACGCCGCAGCCGAGCGTCCGGAAGCCGCGGCGGCGGACCTCGAACGGTTCCTCGCGATGGACACCACCGCGAATGAGAACACGGCGTTCGCCCGCGCGAAGCTCGATTCGCTTCGGGCGGCCCGGCCGGATATCCAGCCGTAA
- a CDS encoding Nif3-like dinuclear metal center hexameric protein, giving the protein MPSVRDLAVALESWAPPGSKLSYDAVGLQVGDPTRSVASVLVALDLTPAVVGEAEAMGADLIVTHHPLLFKPLKRLVPTDFVSGLAYRLAQSGIAYYAIHTNLDAAPGGVSFALAEHLGLEEVRFLDGMRESLAKLVTFVPASHADAVRAALAKAGAGQIGDYSACAFTTEGTGHFRPGDSTDPFVGTPGKLESADEVRLEVEVARWDVARVVRALRQAHPYEEVAYDIYHTERPSTRAGLGAVGTLAEPEPLHDFLRRVAERLDAGSLRYVGNDDALVETVAVCGGSGSSLISHALAAGADAFITADVTYHTFFEPLAPDGAPRLALIDAGHYETEWVTERLLADWLAARFDGLTVRATTQRTSPMQTFVAP; this is encoded by the coding sequence ATGCCTTCCGTCCGAGACCTCGCCGTCGCCCTCGAATCGTGGGCGCCCCCCGGCTCCAAGCTGTCGTACGACGCCGTCGGCCTGCAAGTCGGCGACCCGACCCGGAGCGTCGCCTCCGTGCTCGTCGCGCTCGACCTCACGCCCGCCGTCGTGGGCGAAGCCGAGGCGATGGGTGCGGATCTCATCGTGACGCACCACCCGCTCCTCTTCAAGCCGCTGAAGCGGCTCGTCCCGACGGACTTCGTGAGTGGGCTCGCGTATCGGCTCGCGCAGTCGGGGATCGCGTACTACGCCATCCACACGAACCTCGACGCCGCGCCCGGCGGCGTGTCCTTCGCCCTCGCTGAGCACCTCGGGCTAGAAGAGGTTCGCTTCCTCGATGGGATGCGGGAGTCGCTCGCCAAGCTCGTCACCTTCGTCCCCGCCTCCCATGCCGACGCCGTCCGCGCCGCGCTCGCCAAGGCCGGAGCCGGGCAGATCGGCGACTACTCGGCCTGCGCGTTCACAACCGAGGGCACCGGCCACTTCCGCCCGGGCGATTCCACCGATCCCTTCGTTGGCACGCCAGGCAAACTGGAATCCGCTGATGAAGTCCGGCTCGAAGTCGAAGTGGCGCGGTGGGACGTGGCGCGCGTCGTGCGGGCGCTGCGGCAGGCGCACCCGTACGAGGAGGTCGCGTACGACATCTACCACACCGAACGCCCCTCGACGCGGGCCGGTCTCGGCGCGGTTGGGACGCTCGCGGAGCCGGAGCCGCTGCACGATTTCTTGCGCCGCGTGGCGGAACGACTCGACGCTGGGTCCTTGCGCTACGTCGGCAACGATGACGCGCTCGTCGAGACCGTCGCGGTATGCGGCGGGTCGGGCTCGTCGCTCATTTCGCACGCCCTCGCCGCCGGCGCCGACGCCTTCATCACTGCCGACGTGACGTACCACACCTTCTTCGAGCCCCTCGCCCCCGACGGCGCGCCTCGCCTCGCCCTCATCGACGCCGGGCACTACGAGACGGAATGGGTCACGGAGCGCCTGTTGGCCGATTGGCTCGCCGCTCGCTTCGACGGCCTCACCGTCCGCGCCACGACGCAGCGGACGAGCCCGATGCAGACCTTCGTAGCGCCGTAA
- the secG gene encoding preprotein translocase subunit SecG, whose translation MYIFLIIVITLIALMMAVVVLLQSGKGGGLAGIASGGQTTQILGARQAPDFLEKATWTLGTAFIVLCILANFFTDPTEAQRSIIQDSGADAPIENPLPPGPGTINEGPATPAPATPAPAPPIEQE comes from the coding sequence ATGTACATCTTCCTCATCATCGTCATCACGCTGATCGCCCTTATGATGGCGGTCGTGGTCCTCCTTCAGAGCGGCAAGGGGGGCGGGCTCGCTGGCATCGCCTCGGGCGGCCAGACGACGCAGATCCTCGGCGCGCGGCAGGCCCCGGACTTCCTGGAGAAAGCGACGTGGACGCTCGGCACGGCGTTCATCGTCCTCTGCATCCTCGCCAACTTCTTCACCGATCCGACCGAAGCGCAGCGTAGCATCATCCAAGACAGCGGCGCCGACGCGCCGATCGAGAACCCGCTTCCGCCCGGCCCCGGCACGATCAACGAGGGACCGGCAACGCCGGCCCCCGCTACGCCCGCGCCTGCCCCGCCCATCGAGCAGGAGTAG
- a CDS encoding RsmE family RNA methyltransferase codes for MTTTFYAPPSHITNGRVVLPDDEARHAVRVLRHGPGDEIVVVDGVGGRHRVRLTETDKRGAAGEIVSTEREVGEPPYRLTVALGTLKNASRFETFAEKAVELGVAEIVPLVTERTERMSLKATRTENILIAAMKQSGRSRLPALTEPQTLDDLLADRTEGLRLLCHEAADPDALLPRVLDRLGIGDAVTVLVGPEGGFSEAEVEAAQAAGWTVVSLGRRRLRAETAAIVAAAAVMLRRDA; via the coding sequence GTGACGACCACGTTTTACGCCCCGCCTTCCCACATCACGAACGGCCGCGTCGTGCTGCCCGACGACGAGGCGCGGCACGCCGTCCGCGTGCTCCGGCACGGGCCGGGCGACGAGATCGTGGTCGTGGACGGGGTGGGAGGGAGGCACCGCGTCCGACTCACCGAGACCGATAAGCGCGGCGCGGCGGGCGAGATTGTATCGACCGAGCGTGAGGTCGGCGAGCCGCCGTACCGGCTGACGGTCGCGCTCGGGACGCTCAAAAACGCGAGCCGGTTCGAGACCTTCGCTGAGAAAGCCGTCGAACTGGGCGTGGCCGAGATCGTGCCGCTTGTGACGGAGCGGACGGAGCGGATGAGTCTCAAGGCGACGCGAACCGAGAACATCCTCATCGCCGCGATGAAGCAGAGCGGCCGGAGCCGGCTCCCCGCCCTCACCGAGCCGCAGACGCTCGATGATCTGCTCGCCGACCGGACCGAAGGGCTGCGCCTTCTCTGTCACGAAGCCGCTGATCCCGACGCGCTCCTCCCGCGTGTGCTCGACCGGCTCGGCATCGGGGACGCGGTCACCGTGCTCGTCGGTCCCGAAGGCGGGTTCAGCGAGGCCGAAGTCGAAGCGGCGCAGGCGGCGGGGTGGACCGTCGTCTCGCTCGGACGCCGCCGCCTCCGCGCCGAAACCGCCGCGATTGTCGCTGCCGCCGCCGTGATGCTTCGCCGTGATGCGTGA
- a CDS encoding MFS transporter codes for MSPAPARYDRRAVWSWALYDFANSAFTTLVVTFVYATYFTQAIAADEISGTALWTRGVTITAVAVAVLSPFLGAMADRGGLRKRYLLVATAICVGATTMTFFAEPGEVVQALVWVVIANIAYEIGLVFYNAFLPDLAPPDRIGRISGAAWGLGYAGGLVALAVGLFGFVLPEVAPFGLDKATGEHIRATNLLVAAWFAVFAIPAFLFIREIRPEKRQTSLSLFTSTAREIGGTFRSLGQYRQIVRLLVARLFYNDGLVTIFSLGGIYAAGTFGFTTEEIIYFGMALNLAAGLGAFLFGFVDDKVGGKKTIYVSLVLLCVATLVAVFGQTKAMIWAAGLLVGLAAGPNQSASRSLLGRFVPDDKETEFYGFFAFSGKLTAFMGPLLFGILTTAFATQRAGVAVVLVFFFLGALVLTSVDEREGIALAGRPPGRTGP; via the coding sequence ATGTCCCCTGCCCCCGCCCGCTACGACCGCCGCGCCGTCTGGAGTTGGGCGCTCTACGACTTCGCCAATAGCGCGTTCACGACGCTCGTCGTCACGTTCGTCTACGCGACCTACTTCACGCAGGCGATCGCGGCCGACGAGATCTCCGGCACGGCCCTGTGGACGCGCGGCGTGACGATTACGGCCGTCGCCGTCGCTGTCCTCTCCCCGTTCCTCGGCGCGATGGCCGACCGGGGCGGGCTCCGCAAGCGCTACCTCCTCGTCGCCACCGCGATTTGCGTGGGCGCGACGACGATGACGTTCTTCGCCGAGCCGGGCGAAGTCGTGCAGGCACTCGTGTGGGTCGTCATCGCTAACATCGCCTACGAGATCGGGCTCGTCTTCTACAACGCATTCCTCCCCGACCTCGCGCCGCCCGACCGCATCGGCCGGATCTCGGGCGCGGCGTGGGGATTGGGGTACGCGGGCGGCCTCGTCGCGCTGGCCGTCGGGCTGTTTGGCTTCGTGCTCCCGGAGGTCGCTCCGTTCGGGCTTGACAAGGCGACGGGCGAACACATCCGCGCGACGAACCTCCTCGTCGCCGCGTGGTTCGCCGTATTCGCGATCCCAGCGTTCCTGTTCATCCGGGAGATCCGCCCGGAGAAAAGGCAGACTTCGCTCAGCCTGTTCACCTCCACGGCCCGCGAGATCGGGGGGACGTTCCGGTCGCTGGGGCAGTACCGACAGATCGTCCGCCTCCTCGTCGCGCGGCTGTTTTACAACGACGGCCTCGTGACCATCTTCTCGCTCGGCGGGATCTACGCCGCCGGCACCTTCGGCTTCACAACGGAGGAGATCATCTACTTCGGGATGGCGCTGAACCTGGCGGCCGGTCTCGGCGCGTTCCTCTTCGGCTTCGTGGACGACAAGGTGGGCGGGAAGAAGACGATCTACGTGTCGCTCGTACTCCTCTGCGTCGCGACGCTCGTGGCGGTCTTCGGGCAGACAAAGGCGATGATTTGGGCGGCCGGCCTCCTCGTCGGCCTCGCCGCCGGGCCGAACCAGTCGGCGAGCCGGTCGCTCCTCGGCCGCTTTGTCCCCGACGACAAGGAGACGGAGTTCTACGGGTTCTTCGCGTTCTCGGGCAAGCTGACGGCGTTCATGGGCCCGCTCCTCTTCGGCATCCTGACGACCGCGTTCGCGACGCAGCGGGCGGGCGTGGCCGTCGTGCTCGTGTTCTTTTTCCTCGGCGCACTCGTCCTCACGTCTGTGGACGAGCGCGAGGGGATCGCCCTCGCCGGTCGCCCGCCGGGACGCACAGGGCCGTAG
- a CDS encoding response regulator, which translates to MDQPSSTSSLPSEPSDALRVLVLEDNAESRLLLRHLLRRDFDATLVGGVDEALAAAQSLSFDIALLDINLGEKRTGVDVLQLLRTMPQHRDLPALACTAYALPGDRERFLNAGFVDYVSKPFVKAELMAALYKAVGVQA; encoded by the coding sequence ATGGATCAACCGTCCTCCACGTCTTCCCTACCCTCGGAGCCTTCCGACGCGCTCCGCGTGCTGGTGCTGGAAGACAACGCCGAGTCCCGCCTCCTCCTGCGCCACCTGCTTCGCCGCGACTTCGACGCCACGCTCGTGGGCGGGGTCGACGAGGCGCTGGCCGCGGCGCAGAGCCTATCGTTCGATATCGCCCTGCTCGATATCAACCTCGGTGAGAAGCGGACCGGTGTAGACGTGCTGCAACTCCTCCGCACGATGCCACAACACCGCGACCTCCCGGCCCTCGCATGCACGGCGTACGCCCTGCCCGGCGACCGTGAGCGCTTCCTCAACGCGGGCTTCGTTGACTACGTCAGCAAGCCGTTCGTCAAAGCGGAGTTGATGGCGGCCCTGTACAAAGCCGTCGGCGTTCAGGCTTAG
- a CDS encoding type 1 glutamine amidotransferase has protein sequence MAPTYDQLRVRLIQIRERPAVIREEQDTFIERCGLRPDQLVVTNALTDALHAGLLDDVDAVMIGGAGAYSVTHTYAWTDDLIGLVTTCYDRHVPLFGSCWGHQFIARAFGGTVVQDIERSEMGTHDVELTDEGRADPLFGDFPPRFPAQMGHQDRVSVLPADAVELARTARAPYQAFRIADRPIYGTQFHSELDAERERQRLVAYRSFYIEAQDEAAFEETIATLRDTPDVDRLLAAFLERFAVAPG, from the coding sequence ATGGCCCCCACCTACGACCAACTCCGCGTCAGGCTCATTCAAATCCGCGAGCGCCCCGCCGTGATTCGCGAGGAACAGGACACGTTCATCGAACGGTGCGGCCTCCGCCCCGATCAACTCGTCGTGACGAACGCACTCACCGACGCGCTGCACGCCGGGCTACTCGACGACGTGGACGCCGTGATGATCGGTGGGGCCGGGGCCTACTCGGTCACGCATACCTACGCGTGGACTGACGACCTGATCGGCCTCGTCACGACGTGCTACGACCGCCACGTCCCGCTCTTCGGCTCGTGCTGGGGCCACCAATTCATCGCCCGCGCGTTCGGCGGCACCGTCGTTCAGGACATCGAGCGATCCGAGATGGGCACGCACGACGTCGAGCTCACAGATGAGGGCCGGGCCGATCCGCTCTTCGGCGACTTCCCGCCCCGTTTCCCCGCGCAGATGGGGCACCAGGACCGGGTGAGCGTGCTACCCGCCGACGCGGTCGAACTCGCGCGGACGGCGCGAGCGCCCTACCAGGCCTTCCGCATCGCGGACCGCCCGATCTACGGCACCCAGTTCCACAGCGAACTCGACGCCGAGCGCGAGCGGCAGCGGCTCGTCGCCTACCGCTCGTTCTACATCGAGGCCCAGGACGAAGCGGCCTTCGAAGAGACGATCGCCACGTTGCGCGACACGCCGGACGTCGACCGCCTGCTCGCGGCGTTCCTCGAACGCTTCGCCGTCGCGCCCGGCTAA